In Harpia harpyja isolate bHarHar1 chromosome Z, bHarHar1 primary haplotype, whole genome shotgun sequence, a single window of DNA contains:
- the CELSR3 gene encoding cadherin EGF LAG seven-pass G-type receptor 3 isoform X1, translated as MAAEEPVAAPSRRRRCWRRRHRGPPPPPPLLLPLLLMLPLFPPGLGAVAPPAAGWGPPARGGCPAAVPCWAAAAAPPGLAAAPRRRSPSRCPPRAAPPRPLPFPSPSPSPGRRGRRAAPNRHPLFPQYNYQAEVAENQPAGTAVVAVAAQDPDGGEAGRLVYSMDALMNSRSRELFSIDPRAGLITTTQALDRESMELHYFRVTAADHGAPRLSATTMVAIAVADRNDHDPVFEQGEYRETIRENVEEGYPILQLRATDVDSPPNANIRYRFVNERAAHAVFEIDPRSGLITTSGPVDREKMERYSLVVEANDQGREPGPRSATVKVYITVLDENDNTPQFSEKRYIVQVREDIRPHTEILRVTATDLDKDNNALVHYNIISGNSRGQFSIDSITGEIQVVAPLDFEVEREYALRIRAQDAGRPPLSNNTGMASIQVVDINDHAPIFVSTPFQISVLENAPLGHSVIHIQAVDADYGENSRLEYKLTGVSADTPFVVNSATGWITVSGPLDRESVEHYFFGVEARDHGSPSLSASASVTITVMDVNDNRPEFTQKEYFIRLNEDAAVGTSVLSVTAIDRDVNSAITYQITGGNTRNRFSISTQGGMGLITLSLPLDYKQERRYVLTVTASDRTLRDNCHVHINITDANTHRPVFQSAHYSVSINEDRPVGSTVVVISATDDDVGENARITYYLEDNVPQFRIDPDSGAITLQAGLDYEDQVTYTLAITAKDNGIPQKADTTYVEIMVNDVNDNAPQFVSPHYQGMISEDAPPFTSVLQISATDRDAHTNGRVQYTFQNGEDGDGDFTIEPTSGIIRTVRRLDRENVPVYELTAYAVDRGIPPQRTPVHIQVTIQDVNDNAPVFPAEEFEVLVKENSIVGSVVAQITAIDPDEGPNAQIMYQIVEGNIPEIFQMDIFSGELTALIDLDYETKPEYVIVVQATSAPLVSRATVHIKLIDQNDNSPVLKNFQILFNNYVSNKSNTFPSGVIGKVPAYDPDVSDRLFYTFERGNELHLLIVNQSSGELRLSRKLDNNRPLVASMLMTVTDGIHSVTAQCVLRVIIITEDMLANSITVRLENMWQERFLSPLLSTFLEGVATVLATPKEDIFIFNIQNDTDVGGTVLNVSFSALAPRGGRYFSSEELQEQLYMKRMALTGASMLEVLPFDDNVCLREPCQNYMKCISVLKFDSSAPFIASPSTLFRPIHPITGLRCRCPQGFTGDYCETEINLCYSNPCLNGGICTRKEGGYTCVCRQHFSGENCEVDSRSGRCVPGVCRNGGTCTNGADGGFHCQCPAGGFETPFCEVSTRSFPPRSFVMFRGLRQRFHLTLALSFSTVEPSGLLLYNGRLNERHDFLAVEIIQGQVQLKYSTGESSTVVSPYLPGGVSDGQWHTLQLRYYNKPKVSALGVVQGPSKDKVAILTVDECDASVALQFGSEIGNYSCAAEGVQTSSKKSLDLTGPLLLGGVPNLPENFPVTHRDFVGCMRDLYIDSKRIDLASYIANNGTAAGCHAKHTFCDSSPCKNGGTCSVSWGTYSCLCPVGFGGKDCRHPMHHAHYFQGNSVLTWDFKTDVKISVPWYLGLAFRTRQPDGVLLQAHAGQYTTLLCQLAGGLLSFMVSRGSGRSTSLLLDQLWLSDGRWHDLQLELRDVHSGRDSRYVITLTLDFGLYQDTVVVGNELHGLKVKHLHVGGVLGSGEVQNGLRGCIQGVRLGDSITGTVLPKPSHALRVEAGCSVPSPCDSSPCPANSVCKDEWQSYSCVCQPGYYGGDCVDVCHLNPCKNKSVCRRKPGSPLGYVCECGGNFFGQYCEHRMDQQCPKGWWGNPTCGPCNCDVNKGFDPDCNKTNGQCHCKDFHYRPKGSDTCLPCDCYPVGSTSRSCDKETGRCHCRPGVIGRQCNSCDSPFAEVTPSGCEVLYDGCPKSLKAGVWWPQTKFGFSAAVLCPKGSLGLRGAGAAIRHCDEEKGWLEPDLFNCTSPAFKELSMLLEGLERNETELNTIEAKKLAHRLRAVTDHMDHYFGNDVHITFRLLSRLMAFESRQRGFGLTATQDAHFNENLLRAGSSVLAPENREHWAMLPHSEHGSASLMEQLRDYSGTLASNMKLTYLNPVGVVTPNIMLSIDRMENHSHIRRRYPRYHSSLFRGQPAWDPHTHVVLPLSVLSPPKAEAAPTAVPTLAGGEGNYTVENSSPRQALPEPEPALTVIILIMYRTLGGLLPARYQVDRRSVRLPKNPVMNSPIVSVSVFSNHTFLRGPLDTPLVLEFHLLETANRSKPLCVQWNHSNPTNPSGFWTARDCELVYRNTTHVHCQCSQFGTFGVLMDSSHREQLEGDLETLAIVTYSLVSLSLVALLLTFSFLTCLKGLKSNTRGIHSNISVTLFFSELLFLLGINRTENQFLCTVIAILLHCFFLSTFAWLFVQGLHIYRMQTEARNVNFGAMRFYYAIGWGVPAIITGLAVGLDPEGYGNPDFCWISIHDKLVWSFAGPITVVIVMNGVMFLLVAKMSCSPGQKETKKKSVLMTLRSSFVLLLVISTTWLFGLLAVNNSVLAFHYLYTVLCSLQGLAVLVLFCVLNEEVREAWKLACLGKKGQSEEATRSTQGPNAYNNTALFEESGLIRITLGASTISSVSSVRSARTHSSQRAYLRDNVTARQGSALDHSLLSHAGPTDIDVAMFHRDAGGDQDSDSDSDLSLDEERSLSIPSSESEENVRLRGRFQRQFKRAAHSERLLTNPANTTPKGKSQGL; from the exons ATGGCGGCGGAGGAGCCGGTGGCCgccccgagccgccgccgccgctgctggcGCCGCCGCCatcgggggccgccgccgccgccgccgctgctgctgccgctgctgctgatGCTCCCTTTGTTCCCCCCCGGGCTGGGGGCCGTcgcgccgccggcggcgggctgGGGGCCGCCGGCCCgcgggggctgccccgccgccgtgccgtgctgggcggcggcggcggctcccccggGGCTGGCcgcggcgccgcgccgccggtCCCCGtcgcgctgcccgccccgcgccgccccgccgcgcccgctccccttcccgtccccgtccccgtccccggggcggcggggtcGGCGCGCAGCCCCCAACCGCCACCCGCTGTTCCCCCAGTATAACTACCAGGCGGAGGTGGCGGAGAACCAGCCGGCGGGGACGGcggtggtggcggtggcggcCCAGGACCCCGAcgggggcgaggcggggcggcTGGTGTACTCCATGGACGCCCTGATGAACAGCCGCTCGCGGGAGCTCTTCAGCATCGACCCGCGGGCCGGGCTCATCACCACCACGCAGGCCCTCGACCGCGAGAGCATGGAGCTGCACTACTTCCGCGTGACGGCCGCCGACCACGGGGCGCCCCGGCTCTCCGCCACCACCATGGTGGCCATCGCCGTGGCCGACCGCAACGATCACGACCCCGTCTTCGAGCAGGGCGAGTACCGGGAGACCATCCGGGAGAACGTGGAGGAGGGATACCCCATCCTGCAGCTGCGGGCCACCGACGTCGACTCCCCGCCCAACGCCAACATCCGCTACCGCTTCGTCAACGAGCGGGCCGCCCACGCCGTCTTCGAGATCGACCCCCGCTCCGGCCTCATCACCACCAGCGGGCCGGTGGACAGGGAGAAGATGGAGAGGTACTCCTTGGTGGTGGAGGCCAACGATCAGGGGAGGGAGCCGGGGCCCCGCTCCGCCACAGTCAAGGTCTACATCACGGTCCTTGACGAGAACGACAACACCCCTCAGTTCAGCGAGAAGCGCTACATCGTCCAGGTGAGGGAGGACATACGGCCCCACACCGAGATCCTGCGCGTCACTGCCACGGACCTGGACAAGGACAACAACGCGCTGGTCCACTACAACATCATCAGCGGGAACAGCCGGGGCCAGTTCTCCATCGACAGCATCACTGGGGAGATACAGGTGGTGGCCCCGCTGGATTTTGAGGTGGAGCGGGAGTACGCCCTGAGGATCCGGGCTCAGGACGCCGGGCGCCCTCCCCTCTCTAACAACACCGGCATGGCCAGCATCCAGGTGGTGGACATCAACGACCATGCCCCCATCTTTGTCAGCACCCCTTTCCAAATCTCCGTCCTGGAGAACGCTCCGCTCGGCCACTCCGTCATCCACATCCAGGCCGTGGATGCAGACTACGGTGAGAACTCGCGCCTGGAGTACAAACTGACGGGGGTCTCGGCCGACACACCCTTCGTGGTGAACAGTGCCACGGGGTGGATCACGGTCAGCGGGCCCTTGGACCGGGAGTCGGTTGAGCACTATTTTTTTGGGGTAGAGGCTCGGGACCATGGCTCTCCATCTTTATCCGCCTCCGCCAGTGTCACCATCACTGTCATGGATGTCAATGACAACCGTCCTGAGTTTACCCAGAAGGAGTACTTCATCCGCCTGAACGAGGATGCGGCCGTAGGGACCAGTGTCCTCAGCGTCACAGCGATCGACCGGGATGTGAACAGTGCCATCACCTACCAGATCACGGGAGGCAACACGCGGAACCGCTTCTCCATCAGCACGCAAGGCGGGATGGGTCTCATCACTCTGTCTCTGCCGCTGGACTACAAACAGGAGAGGCGCTACGTGCTCACCGTGACGGCCTCTGATCGCACCCTGCGTGACAACTGCCACGTTCACATCAACATCACAGATGCCAACACACACCGGCCCGTGTTCCAGAGCGCCCACTACTCTGTGAGCATCAACGAGGACCGGCCCGTGGGCAGCACCGTAGTGGTGATCAGCGCCACGGACGATGATGTGGGGGAAAACGCCCGCATCACATACTACCTAGAAGACAACGTCCCTCAGTTTCGCATCGATCCAGACTCTGGGGCCATCACTCTCCAGGCAGGACTGGACTATGAGGACCAGGTCACGTACACGTTGGCCATCACTGCCAAGGACAACGGGATCCCCCAGAAAGCAGACACCACCTATGTTGAAATCATGGTGAATGACGTTAATGACAATGCCCCCCAGTTTGTCAGCCCTCATTACCAGGGCATGATCTCTGAGGACGCACCTCCCTTCACCAGCGTGCTCCAGATCTCTGCCACCGACCGGGATGCCCACACCAACGGGCGAGTGCAGTACACCTTCCAGAACGGGGAGGATGGGGACGGAGACTTCACCATAGAGCCCACCTCGGGGATCATTCGCACTGTCCGCAGGCTGGACCGTGAGAACGTTCCTGTCTACGAGCTGACTGCGTACGCTGTGGACAGGGGCATCCCTCCTCAGCGAACTCCTGTCCATATCCAGGTTACCATTCAGGATGTGAATGACAATGCCCCTGTCTTTCCTGCTGAAGAGTTTGAGGTCTTGGTGAAGGAGAACAGCATCGTAGGCTCCGTTGTGGCCCAAATCACAGCCATCGACCCGGATGAGGGACCCAATGCCCAGATCATGTACCAAATTGTGGAAGGCAACATCCCCGAGATATTCCAGATGGACATCTTTTCTGGAGAGCTCACAGCCTTGATAGACCTGGATTATGAGACAAAACCCGAGTACGTGATTGTAGTGCAGGCCACCTCTGCCCCTCTGGTCAGCAGAGCCACAGTCCACATCAAACTTATTGACCAGAATGACAACAGCCCTGTTCTGAAGAACTTCCAGATCCTGTTCAATAACTATGTGTCCAATAAGTCCAACACCTTCCCCTCGGGGGTCATAGGGAAGGTCCCAGCTTATGACCCAGATGTGTCTGACCGCCTCTTCTACACCTTTGAGCGGGGAAATGAACTGCACTTGTTGATTGTAAATCAATCGAGCGGGGAGCTGAGGCTGAGCCGTAAGCTGGACAACAACCGTCCACTCGTGGCCTCCATGCTGATGACTGTCACAG ATGGGATCCACAGCGTGACGGCCCAGTGTGTCCTGCGGGTGATCATCATCACGGAGGACATGTTGGCCAACAGCATCACGGTGCGGCTGGAGAACATGTGGCAGGAGCGCTTCCTCTCACCGCTGCTGTCCACGTTCCTGGAAGGGGTGGCCACCGTGCTCGCGACGCCCAAGGAGGACATCTTCATCTTCAACATCCAGAACGACACGGACGTGGGCGGCACGGTGCTCAACGTCAGCTTCTCGGCCCTggcgccgcggggcgggcgctACTTCAGCtcggaggagctgcaggagcagctgtaCATGAAGCGCATGGCGCTGACAGGCGCCTCCATGCTGGAGGTGCTGCCCTTTGACGACAACGTCTGCCTGCGGGAGCCCTGCCAGAACTACATGAAGTGTATCTCTGTACTCAAGTTCGACAGCTCAGCCCCCTTCATCGCCTCCCCCTCTACACTCTTTCGGCCCATCCACCCCATCACTGGCCTGCGGTGCCGCTGCCCGCAGGGTTTCACCGGGGACTACTGCGAAACGGAGATCAACCTCTGCTACTCCAACCCCTGCCTGAACGGTGGGATCTGCACCCGCAAGGAGGGGGGATACACGTGCGTTTGTCGCCAGCACTTCAGCG GCGAGAACTGCGAAGTGGACAGCCGCTCGGGGCGCTGCGTGCCTGGTGTGTGCCGCAACGGCGGCACCTGCACCAACGGCGCTGATGGGGGCTTCCACTGCCAGTGCCCGGCAGGCGGCTTCGAAACACCCTTCTGCGAGGTGTCCACGCGCTCCTTCCCACCGCGATCCTTCGTCATGTTCCGGGGCCTGCGCCAGCGCTTCCACCTCACCCTCGCCCTCTC GTTCAGCACCGTGGAGCCCAGCGGCCTCCTGCTCTACAATGGGCGCCTAAACGAGAGGCACGACTTCCTGGCGGTAGAGATCATCCAGGGGCAGGTCCAGCTGAAATACTCCACAG GAGAGTCTAGCACGGTGGTGAGTCCCTACCTGCCGGGGGGTGTGAGTGATGGGCAATGGCACACACTGCAGCTTCGCTACTACAACAAG CCCAAGGTCAGCGCCCTGGGGGTGGTGCAGGGCCCCTCCAAGGACAAGGTGGCCATCCTGACAGTGGATGAATGTGATGCCTCAGTGGCCCTGCAGTTTGGCAGTGAGATCGGGAACTACTCCTGTGCCGCAGAGGGTGTGCAGACCAGCTCAAAGAA GTCCCTGGACCTCACAGGTCCCTTGCTCCTCGGAGGGGTCCCCAACCTGCCAGAAAACTTCCCTGTCACTCACCGGGACTTTGTGGGATGCATGAGAGACCTATACATCGACAGCAAACGCATTGATCTGGCCTCCTACATTGCCAACAACGGAACTGCTGCAG GCTGCCATGCCAAGCACACATTCTGCGACTCCAGCCCCTGCAAGAACGGCGGCACCTGCTCTGTCAGCTGGGGGACCTACTCCTGCCTCTGTCCTGTTGGCTTCGGGGGCAAAGACTGCCGCCACC CCATGCACCATGCCCACTATTTCCAGGGCAACAGTGTCCTGACCTGGGACTTCAAGACAGATGTGAAGATCTCAGTGCCGTGGTACCTGGGTCTGGCGTTTCGGACACGCCAGCCAGACGGGGTGCTTCTGCAGGCCCATGCCGGCCAGTACACCACCCTGCTCTGCCAG CTGGCTGGGGGCCTGCTCTCCTTCATGGTGAGCCGGGGGTCCGGGCGCAGCACCAGCCTCCTCCTGGACCAGCTGTGGCTCAGCGATGGGAGATGGCACGACCTCCAGCTGGAGCTGCGGGACGTCCACAGCGGGCGAGACTCACGCTACGTCATCACCCTCACCCTGGACTTCGGGCTCTACCAG GATACAGTCGTTGTCGGAAATGAACTGCATGGCCTGAAGGTGAAACACCTGCACGTGGGGGGAGTCCTGGGCTCTGGCGAGGTGCAGAATGGGCTGAGGGGCTGCATACAG GGTGTGCGACTGGGTGACAGCATCACTGGGACCGTGCTGCCCAAGCCCAGCCATGCCCTGCGGGTGGAGGCTGGCTGCAGCGTGCCGAGCCCCTGTGACTCCAGCCCTTGCCCAGCCAACAGCGTCTGCAAGGATGAGTGGCAGAGCTACTCCTGCGTCTGCCAGCCAG GGTACTACGGAGGGGACTGCGTGGATGTGTGTCACCTCAACCCCTGCAAGAACAAGTCGGTGTGTCGCCGCAAGCCAGGCTCACCCCTGGGCTACGTGTGCGAGTGCGGAGGGAACTTTTTTGGGCAGTACTGTGAGCACAG GATGGACCAGCAGTGTCCGAAGGGCTGGTGGGGGAACCCCACCTGTGGGCCCTGTAACTGTGATGTGAACAAGGGCTTTGACCCCGACTGCAATAAAACCAACGGGCAGTGCCACTGCAAG GACTTCCACTACCGCCCCAAAGGCAGCGACACCTGCCTGCCTTGCGACTGCTACCCCGTGGGCTCCACCTCACGCTCCTGCGACAAGGAGACGGGCCGGTGCCACTGTCGGCCCGGGGTCATCGGGCGCCAGTGCAATAGCTGCGACAGCCCTTTTGCCGAGGTGACGCCCAGTGGCTGCGAGG TGCTCTACGACGGCTGCCCCAAAAGCCTGAAGGCAGGTGTGTGGTGGCCCCAGACCAAGTTTGGCTTCTCAGCTGCAGTGCTGTGTCCCAAAGGCTCCTTGG GCTTGAGGGGTGCAG GTGCAGCCATCAGACACTGTGATGAGGAGAAGGGCTGGCTGGAGCCAGATCTTTTCAACTGCACTTCACCTGCCTTCAAGGAGCTCTCCATGCTG ctggagggCTTGGAGAGGAACGAGACTGAGCTCAACACAATTGAAGCCAAGAAGCTGGCCCACCGGCTCCGGGCCGTGACGGACCACATGGACCACTACTTTGGCAATGACGTGCACATCACTTTCCGCCTGCTGTCCCGCCTCATGGCCTTTGAGAGCCGGCAGCGTGGCTTTGGACTGACAGCCACGCAGGATGCCCACTTCAATGAG AACCTGCTGCGTGCAGGCAGCTCCGTGCTGGCACCCGAGAACCGGGAGCACTGGGCCATGCTGCCACACAGTGAGCACGGCAGTGCCAGCCTCATGGAGCAGCTGCGGGACTACTCAGGCACGCTGGCCAGCAACATGAAACTCACCTACCTCAACCCTGTCGGCGTCGTCACCCCCAACATCA TGCTGAGCATCGATCGCATGGAGAACCACTCCCATATCCGCCGGCGCTACCCTCGCTACCACAGCAGCCTCTTCCGGGGCCAGCCGGCCTGGGACCCCCACACCCACGTTGTGCTGCCGCTGTCAGTGCTGAGCCCCCCAAAAGCTGAAG CTgcccccacagcagtgcccacacTGGCTGGGGGCGAAGGGAACTACACTGTGGAGAACTCCTCCCCAAGGCAGGCGCTGCCGGAGCCTGAGCCCGCTCTCACTGTGATCATCCTCATCATGTACCGCAccctgggggggctgctgcctgcacgCTACCAGGTGGATCGCCGCAGTGTCAG GCTCCCCAAGAATCCTGTGATGAACTCCCCCATCGTGAGTGTGTCTGTGTTCAGCAACCACACCTTCCTGCGGGGGCCCCTGGACACCCCTCTCGTGCTGGAATTTCACCTGCTGGAGACAGCCAACAGGAGCAAACCTCTCTGCGTCCAGTGGAACCACTCCAACCC GACCAACCCCTCTGGCTTCTGGACAGCCAGGGACTGCGAGCTTGTGTACCGAAACACCACACATGTCCACTGCCAGTGCTCCCAGTTTGGCACCTTTGGGGTTCTGATGGACAGCTCGCACCGAGAG caactgGAAGGTGACCTGGAGACATTGGCCATTGTCACCTATTCCTTGGTGTCTCTCTCCTTGgtggctctgctgctgaccttctcCTTCCTGACCTGCCTCAAAGGCCTCAAGTCCAACACACGTGGCATCCACTCCAACATATCAGTCACCCTCTTCTTCTCTGAGCTGCTCTTTCTCCTGGGCATCAACCGCACTGAGAACCAG TTTCTTTGCACTGTGATTGCCATCCTCCTCCACTGCTTCTTCCTCTCCACCTTCGCCTGGCTCTTCGTCCAGGGCCTCCACATCTACCGCATGCAGACTGAAGCCCGCAATGTCAACTTTGGAGCCATGCGTTTCTACTATGCCATCGGTTGGGGAGTGCCCGCCATCATCACCG GGCTGGCTGTTGGCCTGGATCCTGAGGGCTACGGGAACCCTGACTTCTGCTGGATTTCCATTCATGATAAGCTGGTCTGGAGCTTTGCAGGCCCCATTACTGTCGTCATTGTG ATGAATGGGGTCATGTTCCTGCTCGTGGCCAAGATGTCCTGTTCCCCAGGCCAAAAGGAGACCAAGAAGAAATCGGTTCT catgACGTTACGGAGCTCCTTTGTTCTGCTTCTAGTTATTAGCACTACCTGGCTTTTTGGCCTCTTGGCTGTCAACAACAGTGTCCTGGCTTTCCACTACCTCTACACTGTCCTCTGCAGCCTCCAG GGCCTGGCTGTGCTCGTCCTGTTCTGCGTGCTGAATGAGGAGGTACGGGAGGCCTGGAAGCTGGCCTGCCTTGGCAAGAAGGGGCAGAGCGAGGAGGCCACAAGGAGCACACAG GGCCCCAATGCCTACAACAACACAGCGCTGTTTGAGGAGAGCGGGCTCATCCGCATCACCCTGGGGGCCTCCACCATCTCATCGGTGAGCAGCGTGCGCTCTGCCCGCACCCACTCCAGCCAGCGGGCTTACCTCAG AGATAACGTGACGGCACGTCAGGGCTCGGCCCTAGatcacagcctgctgtctcaTGCTGGCCCCACGGACATCGATGTGGCCATGTTCCACCGCGATGCTGGGGGAG